Proteins co-encoded in one Oreochromis aureus strain Israel breed Guangdong linkage group 3, ZZ_aureus, whole genome shotgun sequence genomic window:
- the si:dkey-165a24.9 gene encoding probable G-protein coupled receptor 132, translated as MSNDTCNLPLDTDIFGLTFIYGLIFTLGLPSNLLSLWGLYHLGRSGGGGCQLVYILNLLLSDLLQLLTLPLWILYLQGPHQWPYGQLTCELVGYVFYVNVYASVMFLCLIATDRCLAIVYPFSSRRVRTVRVAAVSGVAVWILTFLFCLSGLLPSVFNSDRLLCLEQYPVSPRYAQFKIATVVLGFLLPCTILGYTSAHIGVTLRQSPSLSAHERHKIVGILVVITVNFIVVFGPYHLVGGYRFVSLLLTDEPCELEHSLFLIYRLCYGLTSLNTLLDPLFYIFLCPDARLELQRSLPCLGRGQNPSKSMTLSTRAHPDTKRVSENRQSNLLAI; from the exons ATGTCCAACGATACCTGCAACCTCCCCTTGGACACGGACATATTTGGCCTGACCTTTATTTATGGCCTCATCTTCACTCTGGGTCTCCCCAGCAACCTGCTGTCTCTTTGGGGATTGTACCACCTGGGGCGCTCAGGTGGTGGAGGATGTCAGCTGGTCTACATCCtcaacctgctgctgtcagacctcctccaactgctcacactgccctTATGGATTCTTTACCTCCAGGGTCCACACCAATGGCCCTATGGCCAGCTAACCTGTGAGCTAGTTGGCTACGTGTTTTATGTGAACGTCTATGCAAGTGTCATGTTCCTGTGTCTGATAGCTACAGACCGCTGCCTGGCTATTGTGTACCCATTCAGCAGCCGCAGGGTGCGAACAGTCAGAGTAGCAGCAGTGTCAGGTGTAGCGGTGTGGATCCTAACCTTCCTGTTCTGTCTGAGTGGGCTGCTGCCATCTGTGTTCAACTCTGACAGACTGCTGTGCTTGGAGCAGTACCCCGTCAGCCCCCGATATGCTCAATTTAAGATCGCCACTGTGGTTCTAGGCTTCCTGTTGCCATGTACCATCCTAGG CTACACCTCGGCCCACATTGGGGTGACACTCAGGCAATCTCCATCCCTCTCCGCCCATGAACGGCACAAAATCGTAGGAATTCTTGTCGTGATTACTGTCAACTTCATTGTTGTCTTTGGACCCTACCATCTGGTAGGCGGATACAGGTTTGTATCCTTGCTGCTGACTGATGAGCCATGTGAACTGGAGCATTCACTTTTCCTCATCTATCGCCTGTGCTATGGTTTGACCAGTCTCAACACTTTGCTGGATCCCCTCTTCTACATCTTCCTCTGCCCTGATGCTCGGCTAGAGCTGCAAAGGTCCCTGCCCTGTTTGGGAAGAGGGCAAAACCCAAGCAAAAGCATGACTCTTAGTACCAGAGCTCACCCAGACACCAAGAGGGTGAGTGAAAATAGACAGAGTAACCTTCTAGCAATATAG
- the LOC116316470 gene encoding prostaglandin D2 receptor 2-like — translation MTENSNHNVSSHPVGSHSLNVFTITLHGIFATIGIVENLLIVAVVGFHVRRSIISIWILNLAVSDLLATSCLPFFTLYLARGKTWTLGTTFCRIHSSIFFLNMFVSGFLLAAISLDRCLVVLKPVWAQNHRNIRLVKKICGVIWAMALIFTIPFFLFRDVIPLKDGRKLCYYDYARFLPEPKNQTNNIPIIKQRKEGLAIMKLFFAFLIPLVIIIVSYAVVHSIIANRCNRRPFRFVRLVVSVVVSFVLCWAPYHIFIVIEVMAPNSHSVQAFIIQALPVAATIGFLNSVLNPVLYVFSCPDLCNKIRHSLGAVMESVLAEDLAEFARRRSTARCSISNSEMMMRKKYSLATQEETMSTSV, via the coding sequence ATGACTGAAAATAGCAACCATAATGTATCCAGCCACCCTGTAGGGTCCCATTCTTTGAATGTTTTTACCATTACCCTCCATGGCATTTTCGCTACCATTGGCATCGTGGAAAACCTCCTCATCGTTGCAGTGGTGGGCTTCCATGTCCGTCGCTCCATCATTAGCATCTGGATCCTGAACCTCGCAGTCTCTGACCTGCTAGCCACTTCTTGCctgcccttcttcaccctgtacCTGGCCCGGGGCAAAACCTGGACACTGGGGACAACTTTCTGCCGCATCCATTCCTCCATCTTTTTTCTCAACATGTTCGTCAGTGGCTTCCTACTGGCGGCCATTTCTCTGGACCGCTGCTTGGTGGTGCTAAAACCTGTCTGGGCCCAAAACCACAGAAACATCCGACTAGTTAAGAAGATATGTGGGGTGATTTGGGCCATGGCTCTGATCTTCACTATCCCCTTCTTCCTGTTCCGTGATGTCATCCCTTTAAAAGATGGACGGAAACTCTGTTACTATGATTATGCACGATTCCTGCCTGAACCAAAGAATCAGACAAATAATATACCTATAATTAAACAACGGAAAGAAGGACTGGCAATAATGAAGCTGTTTTTTGCCTTCTTAATCCCTTTGGTCATCATCATAGTGAGCTATGCTGTTGTACACTCCATAATAGCAAACAGATGTAACCGTCGCCCTTTCCGTTTTGTTCGGCTTGTAGTGTCTGTGGTGGTGAGCTTTGTACTCTGCTGGGCACCCTACCACATATTCATTGTCATAGAAGTGATGGCTCCAAACTCTCACTCTGTTCAGGCTTTTATAATACAGGCCCTCCCAGTTGCAGCGACGATCGGCTTCCTCAACAGCGTCCTCAATCCTGTTCTGTATGTGTTCAGCTGTCCTGACCTGTGCAATAAGATCCGACATTCTCTCGGTGCAGTGATGGAGTCtgttctggctgaggatcttgcAGAGTTTGCCCGGCGCCGCAGCACAGCTCGGTGCTCTATCAGCAACTCTGAGATGATGATGAGAAAGAAGTATTCCCTTGCAACTCAGGAAGAAACTATGAGTACTTCAGTTTAG